The proteins below come from a single Caulobacter flavus genomic window:
- the astD gene encoding succinylglutamate-semialdehyde dehydrogenase, which produces MSGVFIDGGWKSGQGPEAVSTDPATGEVVWREATASSADVEAAVAAARKAFHPWADLPREARIAILRRYKEVLLERAGPYAEALSRETGKALWETKAEIASMAGKVDASIKAYDERTGVAENAMPFGRAVLRHRPHGVMAVLGPFNFPGHLPNGHIVPALLAGDTVVFKPSEETPLAGQMLVEALEAAGAPAGVVNLVQGGREVGQALIDQEIDGLLFTGSAQAGTFFRRHFADRPDVILALELGGNNPLVAWQAGDPAAVAALVAQSAFITTGQRCSCARRLIVPEGSEGQAIMDAVLALAPRLSIGPWNGEEPFMGPLISERAAGHALAAAGRIEGVRLLEPGRVEGLSGAFVSPGLIDVTGVDVPDEEIFAPILQVRRVASFDEALAAANATRYGLSAGLVSENPALWDRFAARIRAGVVNLNRPTTGAAGTMPFGGLGASGNHRPSAYYAADYCAYPVASFEAGAVLDTTGDIKGLRP; this is translated from the coding sequence ATGAGCGGCGTGTTCATCGACGGGGGCTGGAAGAGCGGGCAGGGGCCCGAAGCGGTCTCCACCGATCCGGCGACCGGGGAAGTCGTCTGGCGCGAGGCGACGGCGTCGTCCGCCGACGTCGAGGCCGCCGTTGCCGCGGCTCGCAAGGCTTTTCACCCGTGGGCCGACCTGCCGCGCGAGGCGCGCATCGCCATCCTGCGCCGCTACAAGGAAGTTCTGCTCGAGCGCGCCGGACCCTACGCCGAGGCCCTGAGCCGCGAGACCGGCAAGGCGCTGTGGGAGACCAAGGCCGAGATCGCTTCGATGGCGGGCAAGGTCGACGCCTCGATCAAGGCCTACGACGAACGCACGGGCGTGGCCGAGAACGCCATGCCGTTCGGTCGCGCGGTGCTGCGTCACCGGCCGCACGGCGTCATGGCGGTGCTGGGGCCGTTCAACTTTCCAGGCCATTTGCCCAACGGCCACATCGTGCCGGCCCTGCTGGCGGGCGACACCGTGGTCTTCAAGCCGTCGGAAGAGACGCCCCTGGCAGGCCAGATGCTGGTCGAGGCGCTGGAGGCGGCAGGCGCGCCCGCCGGCGTCGTCAATCTGGTGCAGGGCGGGCGCGAGGTCGGCCAAGCGCTGATCGACCAGGAGATCGACGGCCTGCTGTTCACCGGTTCGGCCCAGGCCGGGACCTTCTTCCGTCGTCATTTCGCCGACCGGCCGGACGTGATCCTGGCCCTGGAACTGGGCGGCAACAATCCGCTGGTGGCCTGGCAGGCCGGCGATCCGGCTGCCGTGGCGGCGCTGGTGGCGCAGTCGGCCTTCATCACCACCGGCCAGCGCTGTTCGTGCGCGCGCCGGCTGATCGTGCCTGAAGGATCCGAGGGGCAGGCGATCATGGACGCGGTGCTGGCGCTGGCGCCGCGCCTGTCGATCGGTCCATGGAACGGCGAGGAGCCCTTCATGGGGCCGCTGATCTCCGAGCGGGCGGCCGGCCACGCCTTGGCGGCCGCCGGGCGGATCGAGGGTGTCCGCCTGCTCGAACCCGGCCGTGTAGAAGGCCTCTCGGGCGCCTTCGTCTCGCCGGGCCTGATCGACGTCACGGGCGTCGACGTCCCCGACGAGGAGATCTTCGCCCCGATCCTGCAGGTGCGCCGCGTCGCGTCATTCGACGAAGCCCTGGCCGCCGCCAACGCTACTCGCTATGGCCTGTCGGCGGGGCTGGTCAGCGAGAACCCGGCGCTGTGGGACCGGTTTGCCGCCCGGATCCGGGCCGGCGTCGTCAACCTCAACCGTCCAACCACCGGCGCGGCCGGGACCATGCCATTCGGCGGCCTGGGAGCCTCGGGCAACCACCGTCCCAGCGCCTACTACGCCGCCGACTATTGCGCCTATCCAGTCGCCAGCTTCGAGGCCGGGGCGGTGCTCGACACCACCGGCGACATCAAGGGTCTGCGTCCATGA
- a CDS encoding arginine N-succinyltransferase — protein MLVVRPAGSADFESLMELAVLSGRGFTSLPEDEPTLRERLALSEASFQAGVAPLEAWYTLMLEDLETGVVDGVAGVKAAVGIKRPFFSFRVVTLAQSSPVLEMRFDHKALVLVNECAGWSEVGSLFLRPEKRKGGAGRLLAQSRYMLIGIEPQRFSEMVLAELRGWFDDEGSCPFWEHLASKFFRLDFDQADLMSASTNGQFILDLAPRHPIYTELLAPAARDVIGKVHRDGEAARAMLEREGFRYQGLVDLFDAGPTVAAPRDDIRTVRDARRLRVKIGEDAFGEEALISSTEVSRFRAVRAAVLIDGEAAILDRAAADALGVGEGDHVRVKA, from the coding sequence ATGCTCGTCGTGCGTCCCGCCGGATCGGCGGATTTCGAGTCCCTGATGGAGCTGGCCGTGCTGTCGGGGCGAGGCTTCACCAGCCTGCCCGAGGACGAGCCGACGCTGCGCGAGCGCCTGGCCCTGTCGGAGGCCAGCTTCCAGGCCGGCGTCGCGCCGCTGGAGGCCTGGTACACCCTGATGCTGGAGGACCTGGAGACCGGCGTCGTCGACGGCGTCGCCGGCGTCAAGGCCGCGGTCGGCATCAAGCGGCCGTTCTTCTCGTTCCGGGTCGTCACCCTGGCCCAATCCTCGCCCGTGCTGGAGATGCGCTTTGACCACAAGGCGCTGGTGCTGGTGAACGAGTGCGCGGGGTGGTCCGAGGTCGGCTCGCTGTTCCTGCGGCCGGAGAAGCGCAAGGGCGGGGCCGGCCGGCTGCTGGCCCAGTCGCGCTACATGCTGATCGGCATCGAGCCGCAGCGCTTTTCCGAGATGGTGCTGGCCGAGCTGCGCGGCTGGTTCGACGACGAAGGCTCCTGTCCGTTCTGGGAGCACCTGGCCAGCAAGTTCTTCCGGCTCGACTTCGACCAGGCCGACCTGATGAGCGCTTCGACCAACGGCCAGTTCATACTCGACCTGGCGCCGCGCCACCCGATCTATACCGAGCTGCTGGCTCCGGCCGCCCGCGACGTCATCGGCAAGGTGCACCGCGACGGCGAGGCCGCGCGAGCCATGCTCGAGCGCGAGGGCTTCCGCTACCAGGGCCTCGTCGACCTGTTCGACGCCGGTCCGACCGTGGCCGCGCCGCGCGACGACATCCGCACGGTGCGCGACGCCCGACGCCTGCGGGTAAAGATCGGCGAGGACGCCTTCGGCGAGGAGGCGCTGATCTCAAGCACCGAGGTTTCGCGCTTCCGGGCAGTGCGGGCGGCCGTCCTGATCGACGGCGAAGCGGCGATCCTCGATCGCGCGGCGGCCGACGCCCTGGGCGTCGGCGAAGGCGACCATGTGCGGGTGAAGGCATGA
- a CDS encoding hydrolase, protein MRIDDEDRAVLGSLAADGPRMIDRAVAWCAINSGSRHLAGLERQRQILVEAFSTLPAAPVEAPLTASPEIAADGRQVEQLHPPAIAVVVRPEAPVQVVLTGHYDTVYPETSGFQTVSTRPDGALHGPGIADMKGGLSVMLGALEAFERHPKAGNLGYRVLISPDEEIGSIASAPVLADFARLGHVGLTYEPALADGALASVRKGSGNFHVVVHGRAAHAGRDFAAGRNAVMEAARLAQALHALNGLRDGVTLNVAKIDGGAPLNMVPDIAVLRFNVRFPSAADAAWLEGEIAGIVASTSADGLHAHLHGRITRGAKPFNAAQQRLFGAVKEVGALLGQDIAWKPSGGVCEGNNLFASGLPNIDSLGVRGGDIHSEAEHAWPASFVERAQLSALTLMKLANGDIDAHAIRAAMAAMPETL, encoded by the coding sequence ATGCGGATCGACGACGAAGATCGGGCTGTCCTGGGGAGTTTGGCCGCCGACGGGCCCCGGATGATCGACCGGGCCGTCGCATGGTGCGCCATCAACTCAGGCAGCCGCCACCTCGCGGGCCTGGAACGGCAAAGGCAGATTCTGGTCGAGGCCTTCTCGACCCTGCCGGCCGCGCCGGTCGAGGCGCCGCTGACCGCCTCGCCCGAGATCGCCGCCGACGGCCGTCAGGTCGAGCAGCTCCATCCGCCGGCCATAGCCGTCGTGGTTCGCCCAGAAGCGCCCGTTCAGGTCGTGCTGACCGGCCACTACGACACCGTCTATCCCGAAACATCCGGCTTCCAGACCGTCAGCACCCGCCCAGACGGCGCGCTGCATGGTCCAGGCATCGCCGACATGAAGGGCGGCCTGTCGGTGATGCTGGGCGCGCTGGAGGCGTTCGAGCGCCATCCCAAGGCCGGCAATCTGGGCTACCGCGTGCTGATTTCGCCCGACGAGGAGATCGGCTCCATCGCCTCGGCTCCGGTCCTGGCCGACTTCGCGCGTCTGGGCCACGTGGGCCTGACCTACGAGCCGGCCCTGGCCGACGGCGCGCTGGCCAGCGTGCGCAAGGGATCGGGCAATTTCCACGTCGTGGTCCACGGCCGGGCCGCGCACGCTGGTCGTGACTTCGCCGCCGGTCGCAACGCCGTGATGGAGGCCGCGCGGCTGGCCCAGGCCCTGCACGCTCTCAACGGTCTTCGCGACGGCGTCACGCTGAACGTGGCCAAGATCGACGGCGGCGCGCCGCTGAACATGGTGCCCGACATCGCCGTGCTTCGGTTCAATGTCCGCTTCCCTTCGGCCGCCGACGCCGCCTGGCTGGAAGGCGAGATCGCGGGCATCGTCGCCTCGACCTCCGCTGACGGCCTGCACGCCCACCTGCACGGCCGCATCACGCGCGGCGCCAAACCGTTCAACGCCGCCCAGCAGCGGCTGTTCGGAGCGGTGAAGGAGGTCGGCGCCCTGCTGGGCCAGGACATCGCCTGGAAGCCTTCGGGCGGGGTCTGCGAAGGCAACAACCTCTTCGCCTCGGGACTGCCCAACATCGACAGCCTGGGCGTGCGCGGCGGCGACATCCACAGCGAGGCCGAACACGCCTGGCCCGCCAGCTTCGTCGAGCGCGCGCAGCTGTCGGCCCTGACCCTGATGAAACTGGCGAACGGCGACATCGACGCCCACGCGATCCGCGCGGCCATGGCCGCCATGCCGGAGACCCTCTGA
- a CDS encoding translocation/assembly module TamB domain-containing protein codes for MTDAAPPPEPVEQAAEAVAKVARRVGGPGWLIIISVTLVAIVALVLGVVRYGVITPQGRAFLEARTSGLKLGRIGTLKIEGLSGDIWRDFGVRRLTISDEKGVWLEGADLRVVWKPRELWWRRFHAERIEARQVTLVRRPTLGPKGKSGAAPISADLDAFKLRLVTRPAFSNVAGDFDLSGAYEMARMGGQAGRLSAASRLHPGDHLDLVFDLGRDKTLLLTAVGREAKGGALAGSLGLPADRPFMLDAKANGTTEAGAFTVKAQSGQEIPLRAGGAWNAQGGSASGHVDLAASSHTDLYERMFGAAVDVDLVGRKAGAMTDLSLKLRAPNLSLDARGPADLAKRRTAPEGVTFSAAVKDLSKITPMPKMGAARAQGVFKLGDGGFSVEGPGDVANLELFGYRLARARGPVFVGWNKGELTIRASATGEGGAGEGLLAPLGRAPKADFEGARLKDGRFLIKRAKVIAPNVVVEGKGERGLLGGLSFDGTAKVASLAPIRPGMKGAASIKWSASQARDKPWNFNAEARGAGFASGLAELDRLLGAAPRVSARAAWDNGKLSVADGRLDGAAARAKASGVMNPGGNLAFKLDWSAEGPFGAGPVEVSGKASGDGAITGTLSAPRADLHAAFDSIDLPRLPLKDAKLAVTFAKRADGADGTAALEATSQYGPARARTAFSFAPGGLELSDLDVDAGGLKAGGAASLRDGRPATADLTVAVGPGAFLAQGSVRGSVKIVDAAGGPTATLDLAAQDVTGGAWKVRNAVIKASGPMSRLPLTLDARGEGPSGRWRLGGSGVLAQQPDDYLLTLDAKGRMARTEVSTREAAQIRFGGERTSGRLRLNVGDGRADLDLDVGGELANLRADLVGVSLTALNPDLTGRIDARVSMRGQGEALDGELDANLSGARERGAKAEQSLDATIHGDLRDKLMTIRASGSNPQGLKAEADLTLPTEASAKPFRLAIDRRRAVQGRFLAQGEIKPLWDLLIGPERGLSGKIDAEGSLAGTLADPRLIGRASLAGGRFEDGQTGLRLQDVAITANLADNAIDVSQAQAGDGRGGTASGAGRISLARDGVGSFRLDMKNFQVIDNELAKAQATGQTTINRAADGKVKLSGALTIDRADVSAQSKTPAGVVSMDVIERNRPQDLVQGVEVQPRKPNSGMALDVTLKAPRRIFVKGRGLDVELSLDAHVGGTTASPVLDGVARLVRGEYDFAGKRFEFDDDGVVRLATQLDRIRLDLTATREDDALTAIIQVKGTAAKPEITLTSKPELPQDEVLSQVLFGSSAAQLSPIEAAQLASALASLAGGGGFDVIGNLRSFARLDRLAFAESSTGMTVAGGKYVTDDVYVEIIGGGREGPAAQVEWRIRRALSLVSRLGGDGDAKLSVKWRKDYR; via the coding sequence TTGACCGACGCCGCGCCGCCGCCCGAACCCGTCGAACAAGCCGCCGAAGCCGTGGCCAAGGTCGCGCGCCGCGTCGGCGGACCAGGCTGGCTGATCATCATCTCGGTGACGCTGGTCGCCATCGTCGCCCTCGTGCTGGGCGTCGTCCGCTATGGCGTGATCACGCCGCAAGGCCGGGCCTTCCTAGAGGCGCGGACCAGCGGACTGAAGCTGGGCCGCATCGGCACGCTGAAGATCGAGGGCCTGTCGGGTGACATCTGGCGCGACTTCGGCGTTCGCCGGCTGACCATATCCGACGAGAAGGGCGTCTGGCTGGAAGGCGCCGACCTGCGCGTCGTCTGGAAGCCGCGCGAGCTGTGGTGGCGGCGCTTCCACGCCGAGCGCATCGAGGCGCGGCAGGTCACCCTGGTGCGGCGGCCCACCCTGGGTCCGAAGGGCAAGTCCGGCGCGGCGCCGATCTCGGCCGATCTCGACGCCTTCAAGCTGCGGCTGGTCACCAGGCCTGCCTTCAGCAATGTCGCCGGCGACTTCGACCTGTCGGGCGCCTACGAGATGGCGCGGATGGGCGGACAGGCGGGCCGGCTTTCGGCCGCCAGCCGGCTGCATCCGGGCGATCACCTGGACCTCGTGTTCGACCTGGGCCGCGACAAGACCCTGCTGCTGACAGCCGTCGGACGCGAGGCCAAGGGGGGCGCGCTGGCCGGGAGCCTGGGCCTGCCGGCCGATCGACCGTTCATGCTCGACGCCAAGGCCAACGGCACCACCGAGGCCGGCGCCTTCACCGTCAAGGCCCAGAGCGGGCAGGAGATTCCGCTTCGCGCCGGCGGCGCGTGGAACGCCCAGGGTGGTTCGGCCAGCGGCCATGTCGATCTGGCGGCGTCCAGCCATACCGATCTCTACGAGCGCATGTTCGGCGCGGCCGTCGATGTCGACCTCGTCGGCCGCAAGGCCGGCGCCATGACCGACCTGTCGCTGAAGCTGCGCGCGCCCAATCTGTCGCTCGACGCCCGCGGACCGGCCGACCTGGCCAAGCGTCGCACCGCGCCCGAGGGCGTGACCTTCTCGGCGGCCGTGAAGGATCTCTCCAAGATCACGCCGATGCCGAAGATGGGCGCGGCCAGGGCCCAGGGCGTCTTCAAGCTGGGCGACGGCGGCTTCTCGGTCGAGGGGCCGGGCGACGTTGCCAACCTCGAACTGTTCGGTTACCGCCTGGCGCGGGCAAGGGGCCCGGTTTTCGTCGGTTGGAACAAGGGCGAGTTGACCATCCGCGCCTCGGCCACGGGCGAGGGCGGAGCGGGCGAAGGGCTGCTGGCCCCCCTGGGTCGCGCGCCCAAGGCCGACTTCGAAGGCGCGCGCCTGAAGGATGGCCGCTTCCTGATCAAGCGCGCCAAGGTGATCGCGCCCAACGTCGTGGTCGAAGGCAAGGGCGAGCGCGGCCTGTTGGGCGGCCTGTCGTTCGACGGAACCGCCAAGGTCGCGTCGCTTGCGCCGATCCGTCCTGGCATGAAGGGCGCGGCGTCGATCAAGTGGTCGGCCAGCCAGGCGCGTGACAAGCCTTGGAACTTCAACGCCGAGGCGCGTGGGGCGGGGTTCGCCAGCGGCCTGGCCGAACTGGATCGCCTGCTCGGCGCCGCGCCGCGCGTGTCGGCGCGGGCAGCCTGGGACAACGGCAAGCTGTCGGTGGCTGATGGCCGCCTCGACGGGGCGGCGGCCCGCGCCAAGGCGTCGGGCGTCATGAACCCGGGCGGCAATCTTGCCTTCAAGCTCGACTGGTCGGCCGAGGGCCCCTTCGGCGCCGGGCCCGTCGAAGTGTCGGGCAAGGCCTCCGGCGACGGCGCGATCACGGGCACGCTGAGCGCGCCGCGCGCCGACCTGCACGCGGCGTTCGACAGCATCGACCTGCCGCGCCTGCCGCTGAAGGACGCCAAGCTGGCCGTGACCTTCGCCAAGCGCGCCGACGGCGCCGACGGCACGGCCGCCCTGGAAGCTACCAGCCAATATGGTCCGGCGCGCGCCAGGACGGCGTTCAGTTTCGCGCCGGGCGGGCTGGAACTGTCCGATCTCGACGTCGACGCCGGGGGGCTCAAGGCCGGCGGCGCCGCCTCGCTGCGTGACGGCCGTCCTGCCACGGCCGACCTGACCGTGGCCGTCGGCCCGGGCGCCTTCCTCGCCCAAGGCTCGGTACGCGGCTCGGTAAAGATCGTCGACGCCGCCGGGGGCCCAACCGCGACGCTCGACCTGGCGGCTCAGGACGTCACCGGCGGCGCCTGGAAGGTCCGCAACGCCGTCATAAAGGCTTCCGGGCCGATGAGCCGGCTGCCGCTGACGCTCGACGCGCGCGGCGAGGGGCCGTCGGGCCGCTGGCGGCTGGGCGGAAGCGGCGTGCTGGCCCAGCAGCCCGACGACTATCTGCTGACCCTCGACGCCAAGGGGCGGATGGCCCGCACCGAGGTTTCCACGCGCGAGGCCGCCCAGATCCGCTTTGGCGGCGAGCGCACCTCCGGGCGGCTACGCCTGAACGTCGGCGACGGCCGGGCCGACCTCGACCTCGACGTCGGCGGCGAGCTGGCCAACCTCCGCGCCGACCTGGTCGGGGTCAGCCTGACGGCGCTCAATCCCGACCTGACCGGCCGCATCGACGCCCGCGTCTCGATGCGCGGCCAGGGCGAGGCCCTGGACGGCGAACTCGACGCCAACCTGTCGGGCGCCCGCGAGCGCGGCGCCAAGGCCGAGCAGTCGCTGGACGCCACCATCCACGGCGACCTGCGCGACAAGCTGATGACCATCCGCGCCAGCGGCAGCAATCCGCAGGGCCTGAAGGCCGAAGCGGACCTGACCCTGCCGACCGAGGCCTCGGCGAAGCCGTTCCGACTGGCCATCGATCGGCGCCGCGCCGTGCAGGGCCGCTTCCTGGCCCAGGGCGAGATCAAGCCGCTGTGGGACCTGCTGATCGGTCCCGAGCGTGGCCTGTCGGGCAAGATCGACGCCGAGGGCTCGCTGGCCGGCACCCTGGCCGATCCGCGCCTGATCGGCCGCGCCTCGCTCGCCGGCGGCCGCTTCGAGGACGGCCAGACCGGCCTGCGCCTGCAGGACGTGGCGATCACCGCCAATCTCGCCGACAACGCCATCGACGTCAGCCAGGCCCAGGCCGGCGACGGTCGCGGCGGGACCGCCTCGGGCGCTGGCCGGATCAGCCTGGCGCGCGACGGCGTGGGCAGCTTCCGCCTGGACATGAAGAACTTCCAGGTCATCGACAACGAACTGGCCAAGGCCCAGGCCACCGGCCAGACGACGATCAACCGCGCCGCCGACGGCAAGGTGAAGCTGTCGGGCGCCCTGACCATCGATCGCGCCGACGTCTCGGCCCAGTCCAAGACCCCGGCCGGCGTCGTCTCCATGGACGTGATCGAGCGCAACCGGCCCCAGGATCTGGTCCAGGGCGTCGAGGTGCAGCCGCGCAAGCCCAACTCCGGCATGGCGCTGGACGTCACTCTGAAGGCTCCGCGCCGGATCTTCGTGAAGGGCAGGGGTCTGGACGTCGAGCTGTCGCTGGACGCCCATGTCGGCGGCACCACGGCCAGCCCGGTGCTGGACGGCGTGGCCCGCCTGGTGCGCGGCGAATACGACTTCGCCGGCAAGCGCTTCGAGTTCGACGACGACGGCGTCGTGCGGCTGGCCACCCAGCTGGACCGCATCCGCCTCGACCTGACCGCGACCCGCGAGGACGACGCCCTGACCGCGATCATCCAGGTCAAGGGCACGGCGGCCAAGCCGGAGATCACCCTGACCTCGAAGCCGGAGCTGCCGCAGGACGAGGTGCTGTCGCAGGTGCTGTTCGGTTCGTCCGCCGCGCAGCTGTCGCCGATCGAGGCGGCCCAGCTGGCCTCGGCCCTGGCCTCGCTGGCGGGCGGCGGCGGTTTCGACGTCATCGGCAACCTGCGCAGCTTCGCGCGCCTGGATCGCCTGGCGTTCGCCGAGAGCAGCACGGGCATGACCGTGGCCGGCGGCAAGTACGTCACCGACGACGTCTATGTGGAGATCATCGGCGGCGGCCGCGAAGGGCCCGCGGCGCAGGTCGAGTGGCGGATCCGCCGGGCCCTGTCGCTGGTCTCGCGCCTCGGCGGCGACGGAGACGCCAAGCTTTCGGTGAAATGGCGAAAGGACTACAGGTAG
- a CDS encoding autotransporter assembly complex protein TamA — MVRKTTVLGLAAVMAAVAAQANADEPSATITGVEDRALREAIQRALSQSDGPPASRSEARRRARDAADDAVAVLRAEGYYAYVVDPDVTETDPPRGTVKVTPGQLFVIADPRIDWSGAPPDEGVRERAFSVLGLTEGAAGRAAEILGAEGRAVAQVQKLGYADAMADPRQVIVDHADHTVRPTFVIAAGDLVKVDGVELSTKGRTRIEWLKRLAPWKEGDVYDPEDIAELERRLRDTGVYDTVSVALAPKEKALPSGLRPIQVTLADRASRTLELGAGYSTSEGPGVDAKWIRYNRLRRADTTTITTRVAKLEKSLEGSVALPHWGRPQQTLKLTSRVFADTTDAYDETGATFSADLTRRLQTTRYRTYGLSVDLSQTKELTTANGLPVGQRLNLATFTALGAYAWDYSDSILDPRRGWRVEARAEPTAITGETSLVYIRTQAQGSAYIPFGKEADTVLAGRLKLGAMLGGTMPEVPASRRFYSGGGGSVRGYSYQAIGPRLSDNTPQGGLSLFEGSIELRHRFTQQWGGVVFIDAGAVGVEPTPNTRDFSVGAGFGVRYDLGFGPIRADIAFPLEKREGDSAFQIYLSIGQSF; from the coding sequence TTGGTGCGTAAGACGACAGTCCTGGGCTTGGCCGCCGTGATGGCGGCCGTCGCGGCCCAGGCGAATGCGGACGAACCATCGGCGACCATCACAGGCGTCGAGGATCGCGCCCTGCGCGAAGCCATCCAGCGCGCCCTCAGCCAGTCCGACGGTCCGCCGGCCAGCCGTTCCGAGGCTCGCCGCCGCGCCCGCGACGCCGCCGACGACGCCGTCGCCGTGCTGCGCGCCGAGGGCTATTACGCCTATGTCGTCGACCCGGACGTCACCGAGACCGACCCGCCGCGCGGCACGGTGAAGGTCACGCCGGGCCAACTGTTCGTCATCGCCGATCCTCGCATCGACTGGTCGGGCGCTCCGCCCGACGAAGGCGTGCGCGAACGCGCTTTCTCCGTGCTCGGTCTCACCGAGGGCGCGGCCGGCCGGGCCGCGGAGATTCTCGGCGCCGAAGGGCGCGCCGTCGCCCAGGTGCAGAAACTCGGCTACGCCGACGCCATGGCCGATCCGCGCCAGGTGATCGTCGACCACGCCGACCACACCGTCCGTCCGACCTTCGTCATCGCCGCCGGCGACCTGGTTAAGGTCGACGGCGTGGAGCTGTCGACCAAGGGGCGCACCCGGATCGAATGGCTCAAGCGTCTGGCGCCCTGGAAGGAAGGCGACGTCTACGACCCGGAGGACATCGCCGAACTCGAGCGCCGCCTGCGCGACACGGGCGTCTACGACACCGTGTCGGTGGCCCTGGCGCCGAAGGAAAAGGCCCTGCCCAGCGGCCTGCGCCCGATCCAGGTGACCCTGGCCGACCGCGCCTCGCGCACGCTGGAACTCGGCGCCGGCTATTCGACCAGCGAAGGCCCCGGCGTCGACGCCAAATGGATCCGCTACAACCGCCTGCGGCGCGCCGACACCACGACAATCACGACCCGCGTCGCCAAGCTGGAGAAGAGCCTGGAGGGCTCGGTCGCGCTGCCTCACTGGGGACGGCCGCAGCAGACCCTGAAGCTGACCAGCCGGGTGTTCGCCGACACCACCGACGCCTATGACGAAACCGGCGCGACCTTCAGCGCCGACCTGACGCGTCGACTGCAGACGACCCGCTATCGCACCTACGGCCTGTCGGTCGACCTTTCGCAGACCAAGGAACTGACCACCGCCAACGGCCTGCCGGTGGGGCAGCGCCTTAACCTGGCGACCTTCACGGCGCTCGGCGCCTATGCCTGGGACTATTCGGACAGCATCCTCGATCCCCGGCGCGGCTGGCGGGTCGAGGCGCGGGCCGAGCCGACGGCCATCACCGGCGAGACAAGCCTCGTCTACATCCGCACCCAGGCCCAGGGCTCGGCCTACATCCCGTTCGGCAAGGAGGCCGACACCGTGCTGGCGGGGCGCCTGAAGCTGGGCGCCATGCTGGGCGGGACCATGCCCGAAGTGCCGGCCTCGCGGCGCTTCTATTCGGGCGGCGGTGGTTCGGTGCGCGGCTATTCCTACCAGGCCATCGGTCCGCGCCTTTCCGACAACACCCCGCAAGGCGGCCTGTCGCTGTTCGAGGGGTCGATCGAGCTGCGTCACCGCTTCACCCAGCAATGGGGCGGGGTGGTGTTCATCGACGCCGGCGCCGTGGGCGTCGAACCCACGCCCAACACCCGCGACTTCAGCGTCGGCGCCGGCTTCGGCGTCCGCTACGACCTGGGCTTCGGGCCCATCCGCGCCGACATCGCCTTCCCGCTCGAGAAGCGCGAGGGCGACTCGGCATTCCAGATCTATCTCAGCATCGGGCAGAGCTTTTGA